A section of the Carassius auratus strain Wakin unplaced genomic scaffold, ASM336829v1 scaf_tig00024920, whole genome shotgun sequence genome encodes:
- the LOC113078257 gene encoding transcriptional regulator Myc-B-like, producing the protein MPLNSSMASKNYDYDYEYDSYQPYFYFDNEDEDFYNHQHGQPPAPSEDIWKKFELLPTPPLSPSRCPSLSDPFPSTADQLEMVSEFLGDDVVNHSFICDADYSQSFLKSIIIQDCMWSGFSAAAKLEKAVSERLASLQAARRESSRSDSVDCFRSSSNVSYLQDMSTPASQCIDPSVVFPFSLTDSSKSCKPSSTPTSTTVPLDTPPNSGSSCSSSDSDSDDEEEEEIDVVTVEKRKSVRKPDAHSTHQSPVVLKRCHVNIHQHNYAAHPSTRSEQPAVKRIKFESPIRVFKQINHNRKCSSPRTSDSEDNDKRRTHNVLERQRRNELKLSFFALRDVIPDVANNEKAAKVVILKKATECIASMQEDEQRLISLKEHLKRKCEHLKRRLEQLSSS; encoded by the exons ATGCCGCTGAATTCAAGTATGGCGAGtaaaaattatgattatgattacgaATACGACTCCTACCAGCCCTATTTCTATTTCGACAACGAGGATGAGGATTTCTATAACCACCAGCACGGACAGCCACCGGCGCCCAGTGAAGATATATGGAAGAAGTTTGAACTGCTGCCCACTCCGCCGCTGTCCCCGAGCCGGTGTCCCTCGCTGTCAGACCCCTTCCCCTCCACGGCCGACCAGCTGGAAATGGTTTCAGAGTTTCTCGGGGACGACGTGGTCAACCACAGTTTTATTTGCGACGCGGATTACTCTCAGTCTTTTCTGAAGTCGATTATCATTCAGGACTGTATGTGGAGTGGTTTCTCCGCCGCGGCCAAACTGGAGAAGGCGGTGTCGGAGAGATTAGCGTCGCTGCAGGCGGCGAGGAGAGAGTCGTCCAGGAGCGACTCCGTGGACTGCTTTCGGTCCAGCTCTAACGTCAGCTACCTTCAGGACATGAGCACCCCTGCCTCACAGTGCATTGACCCATCAGTAGTGTTTCCTTTTTCGTTGACTGACAGCTCAAAGTCGTGTAAACCGTCATCCACACCGACTTCCACAACCGTGCCACTGGATACTCCACCTAATAGTGGGAGCAGCTGCAGCAGCAGTGACAGTGATTCCG ATgacgaagaggaggaggaaaTCGACGTTGTCACGGTGGAAAAGAGAAAGTCTGTGAGAAAGCCTGACGCCCACTCAACGCATCAAAGCCCCGTTGTCCTCAAGCGGTGTCACGTTAATATTCACCAACACAATTACGCTGCGCATCCATCTACGCGGAGTGAGCAGCCTGCGGTCAAGCGGATTAAATTCGAGAGTCCCATCCGGGTGTTTAAACAAATTAACCACAACAGAAAATGCTCGAGTCCCAGGACGTCGGACTCTGAGGATAACGACAAACGCAGGACTCATAACGTGCTCGAGCGGCAAAGGCGGAACGAGCTCAAACTCAGTTTCTTCGCGCTGAGAGACGTGATTCCTGACGTGGCCAACAACGAGAAAGCTGCCAAAGTAGTGATACTCAAGAAGGCGACGGAGTGTATAGCGAGTATGCAAGAAGATGAACAAAGACTTATTTCACTTAAGGAGCATTTAAAGAGAAAATGTGAACATTTGAAACGGAGACTTGAGCAGTTAAGCAGTTCTTAA